In Geobacter anodireducens, a genomic segment contains:
- a CDS encoding MerR family transcriptional regulator, which produces MDSPKNGNEEVVTIGEVAITLGLTTRTLRYWEEVGIIESVQRSDGAVRGYTPYTIRRIKFIMKLKELGLTIKEMQDLYTVYGEAKQTERMIPRLVEMLDEHINLIDAKIANLSSLRKDIVDYRKRIAQKLADSVEGKRMA; this is translated from the coding sequence ATGGATAGCCCAAAAAACGGCAATGAAGAGGTCGTGACCATCGGCGAGGTTGCCATCACCCTTGGCCTGACGACGAGGACCCTCCGCTACTGGGAGGAAGTGGGGATCATCGAATCGGTCCAGCGGTCTGACGGAGCGGTCCGGGGCTACACGCCCTACACGATCCGTCGGATCAAATTCATCATGAAGCTGAAAGAACTGGGGTTGACCATCAAGGAGATGCAGGATCTTTATACAGTTTACGGCGAAGCGAAGCAGACCGAACGGATGATCCCCCGCCTGGTGGAAATGCTTGACGAGCACATCAATCTGATCGACGCGAAAATAGCCAACCTCTCATCCTTGCGCAAGGACATCGTTGACTACCGAAAACGTATTGCCCAGAAGCTTGCGGATAGCGTTGAAGGAAAAAGAATGGCATGA